Proteins encoded together in one Bombus affinis isolate iyBomAffi1 chromosome 2, iyBomAffi1.2, whole genome shotgun sequence window:
- the LOC126923300 gene encoding uncharacterized protein LOC126923300 produces the protein MYRRILVLIVNLAFVLTACADKNVRCYVCTSLTHPNCETDPKAHNLELVECTLDHMLDWKLRIQQHKALNWAAPIFEVDDLDHQLVAPMACAKMILKDKYQNITMRSCQTAKTETVDPCKSINAMIPTLTTDDKKLEFCELCTEDACNSSITISPTISVTLLSALGAVVLGCFYNSA, from the exons ATGTATCGAAGAATCCTAGTGTTAATTGTTAATCTCGCGTTCGTGTTGACGGCTTGTGCAG ATAAGAATGTAAGATGCTATGTGTGTACTTCATTAACGCATCCTAATTGTGAAACAGATCCTAAGGCACATAACCTTGAACTTGTCGAATGTACTTTAGACCACATGCTGGATTGGAAACTAAGAATTCAACAGCACAAAGCTTTAAATTGGGCAGCTCCAATTTTTGAGGTTGACGATTTGGATCACCAACTTGTCGCTCCAATGGCGTGTGCTAAAATGATTTTGAAGG ATAAATATCAAAACATCACAATGAGAAGTTGCCAAACAGCGAAGACTGAGACCGTTGACCCGTGCAAATCGATAAATGCAATGATCCCTACATTAACTACGGACGATAAGAAGCTGGAATTTTGTGAATTATGCACGGAGGACGCTTGCAATAGTTCGATTACAATTTCGCCAACAATTTCCGTTACTTTGTTGTCCGCTCTTGGAGCTGTAGTTTTGGGCTGTTTTTATAACAGCGCGTAA